The DNA sequence GCGGTTCCATCGAGGGATCCGGGTACCAGGCGTCCTGTGGTCCGCCGTGTCGCCGGTCCGGGACAACCGTCGGTGACGGCTGGCGCGGACCCACGGCTGGGTTGCCTCTCGGGCGTCATCCGTCGCGTGGGTTCCGGAGTATCGATGACGGTGCCTCGGACGGGGAACCGTGACTTCTCCTCCGTCGCGGTCCTGGCGTCGTGCGTCACCGTGCCTTGAGCATGCCGCGCGGGCTGGGGTCCCGGCGATGGTGGGATCCCACAAGGAACCCGGGGAGTTACCGGTGATTCCCGCCATCGCCTCCGTCCCCACCGGCGGCGGACGATGAAGTGTTGTGCCCCGAGCCCGGGAGGGGCCGTGCGGGTCGGTGCGTCCCGGACGAACCTCCCCCCGCGGTATCGGGGTCAGGCGCCCCGGCGCGCGGACCGCGCGAACGACACCGTCGCGGCGCCCACCGCGAGTGCGATCGCCCCGACGCCGATGATCGGCCCGGACGCGCGTTCCAGCGTCGGCAGCAACGGGGTGGGGCTGGAGAAGGTGAGGATGGGCCACCCGCGCTCCAGGGCCTCACGGCGCAGGGTCCGGTCCGGGTTGATGACCGTGGGGTGTCCCACTTCCTCGAGCATCGGGAGGTCGGTGGCGGAGTCGGAGTAGGCGTACGAGGCCTCAAGGTCGTAGCCGTAGCGCTGGGAGAAACCCCGGATGGCCTCGGCCTTGCCCGGCCCCTGGCAGTAGAACTCTATGGATCCGCCGTACCGCCCGTCGGCGTCGCGGCTCATGCGCGTCCCGGCGTAGTGGTCCACGCCGAGCATCCGCGCGATCGGTGCCACCAGTTCCTCCCCGGAGGCGGACACGATCACGAGGTCGTGGCCGAGCGCCCGGTGCTCGGCGAGGAGTTCCTGGGCCTCCGAGTAGACGGTGGGGGTGACCTTCTCCGTGAGGGCCTCGGTGACGATCCGCTCGACCTTCTCGGGCTCCCAACCCTTGGTGGCCGTCGCCATGGCCTGGCGGACCTTCTGCATCTGCTCGTCGTCGGCATCGGAGAGGCTGAAGGCGAGCTGGGTGTACGCCAGGTCGATCACCGATCGGCGCGACAGCAGGCCTTCGTCGAGGAACGATTTGTTGAACGCGAACACCGACGAGGTGGCGATGATC is a window from the Dietzia sp. JS16-p6b genome containing:
- a CDS encoding HAD family phosphatase; the encoded protein is MSAPRLKGPRSSHRPRRIAAFFDLDKTIIATSSVFAFNKSFLDEGLLSRRSVIDLAYTQLAFSLSDADDEQMQKVRQAMATATKGWEPEKVERIVTEALTEKVTPTVYSEAQELLAEHRALGHDLVIVSASGEELVAPIARMLGVDHYAGTRMSRDADGRYGGSIEFYCQGPGKAEAIRGFSQRYGYDLEASYAYSDSATDLPMLEEVGHPTVINPDRTLRREALERGWPILTFSSPTPLLPTLERASGPIIGVGAIALAVGAATVSFARSARRGA